In a single window of the Salmo trutta chromosome 21, fSalTru1.1, whole genome shotgun sequence genome:
- the LOC115157105 gene encoding 5'-AMP-activated protein kinase subunit gamma-1 isoform X1, translating to MGSTVMESNKKEMKTSKKKRTLRLNMPDVSAFAFPILDGKSGGSGKDGYPNGEVCSHSVSPTKGLFVRGGPAGVSQPSSPMAAPAQSRISPGSTRTISPYPSTHQVPSPPKSPRCFSGIFRSSPNSSSNSSIKLFSRTRKVSGLSSSPTPPSTPSLHMLFPQEVHQSAPECLECSLSSPPPDTGQRLSLPSSAKSPMSSSSPIPYAFPLPQATSQPNFYGLFEGMLEKLELNDDGVAAEPERDIYMRFMKSHCCYDIVPTSSKLVVFDTGLQVKKAFFALVANGVRAAPLWDSERQCFVGMLTITDFIIILHRYYKSPLVQIYELEDHKLETWREVYLQETFKPLVNISPESSIFDAVYSLIKNKIHRLPVIDPVTGNPLYILTHKRILKFLQLFVREMPKPAFMKQTLGELGIGTYKNIAFIHPDTPIIKALQIFVERRVSALPVVDVSGKVVDIYSKFDVINLAAEKTYNNLDITVTQALRHRCQYFEGVMQCHKLDTLETIVDKIVKAEVHRLVVVDERSAIEGIISLSDILQALVLSPADACREEGLLE from the exons ATGGGAAGCACCGTGATGGAGTCCAACAAGAAGGAAATGAAAACCTCGAAGAAAAAGAGGACACTACGCCTAAACATGCCA GACGTAAGTGCATTCGCCTTCCCCATACTGGACGGCAAGTCTGGAGGCTCGGGCAAGGATGGCTATCCAAAT GGAGAGGTCTGCAGCCACTCTGTCAGCCCAACTAAAGGACTCTTTGTGAGGGGTGGTCCTGCCGGTGTCAGCCAACCCTCCAGTCCCATGGCTGCCCCTGCCCAGTCCCGGATCAGCCCTGGCTCAACCAGAACCATTTCCCCCTACCCCTCCACCCACCAGGTCCCCTCACCGCCCAAATCCCCCCGTTGCTTCAGTGGTATATTCCGCTCTTCGCCCAACTCATCATCCAACTCTAGCATCAAGCTCTTCTCTAGGACCAGGAAAG TCTCCGGCCTCTCGTCTTCCCCCACCCCACCCAGCACCCCCAGCCTGCACATGCTGTTCCCCCAGGAGGTCCACCAGAGTGCCCCAGAGTGCCTGGAATGCTCCCTCTCATCACCCCCACCAGACACCGGACAGCGCCTCAGCCTGCCGTCCTCTGCCAAGTCCCCCATGTCGTCCTCCTCTCCGATACCCTACGCTTTCCCACTGCCCCAAGCTACCTCACAGCCA AATTTCTACGGTTTATTCGAAGGCATGCTGGAGAAACTTGAACTAAACGATGATGGTGTTG CTGCTGAACCAGAAAGGGATATTTACATGCGCTTTATGAAGTCCCACTGCTGCTATGACATCGTTCCCACCAGCTCCAAGCTGGTCGTGTTCGACACTGGCCTACAG GTGAAGAAGGCATTCTTTGCCTTAGTGGCCAACGGGGTGCGTGCTGCCCCACTATGGGATTCAGAGAGGCAGTGTTTTGTGG GAATGTTGACAATCACGGACTTCATCATCATACTACACAGATACTACAAGTCACCGTTG GTGCAAATATATGAGTTGGAAGATCATAAGCTTGAGACATGGAGAG AAGTATATTTGCAAGAGACATTCAAGCCTTTAGTGAACATATCACCTGAATCAAG CATATTTGATGCAGTGTATTCCCTGATTAAAAACAAGATCCACCGGCTGCCTGTCATCGACCCCGTGACGGGGAACCCACTTTACATCCTCACACACAAGAGGATCCTCAAGTTCCTACAGCTCTTT GTGCGTGAGATGCCCAAGCCGGCCTTTATGAAGCAGACCCTGGGAGAGCTGGGCATCGGCACCTACAAGAACATAGCCTTCATCCATCCTGACACGCCCATCATCAAGGCCCTGCAGATCTTTGTAGAGAGGAGGGTGTCTGCCCTGCCTGTTGTGGACGTATCTG GGAAAGTGGTGGATATTTACTCCAAATTTGATGTCATA AACCTGGCAGCAGAGAAGACGTATAATAACTTGGATATCACAGTGACCCAGGCTCTGAGGCATCGCTGCCAGTACTTTGAGGGGGTCATGCAATGCCACAAACTGGATACACTGGAGACCATCGTGGACAAAATTGTCAAAGCAGAG GTCCACCGGTTGGTAGTGGTGGATGAGCGTTCGGCCATCGAGGGCATCATCTCCCTGTCTGACATCCTGCAGGCCCTGGTGCTCAGCCCAGCAG ATGCCTGCAGAGAGGAGGGCCTCCTGGAGTGA
- the LOC115157105 gene encoding 5'-AMP-activated protein kinase subunit gamma-1 isoform X2, giving the protein MGSTVMESNKKEMKTSKKKRTLRLNMPGEVCSHSVSPTKGLFVRGGPAGVSQPSSPMAAPAQSRISPGSTRTISPYPSTHQVPSPPKSPRCFSGIFRSSPNSSSNSSIKLFSRTRKVSGLSSSPTPPSTPSLHMLFPQEVHQSAPECLECSLSSPPPDTGQRLSLPSSAKSPMSSSSPIPYAFPLPQATSQPNFYGLFEGMLEKLELNDDGVAAEPERDIYMRFMKSHCCYDIVPTSSKLVVFDTGLQVKKAFFALVANGVRAAPLWDSERQCFVGMLTITDFIIILHRYYKSPLVQIYELEDHKLETWREVYLQETFKPLVNISPESSIFDAVYSLIKNKIHRLPVIDPVTGNPLYILTHKRILKFLQLFVREMPKPAFMKQTLGELGIGTYKNIAFIHPDTPIIKALQIFVERRVSALPVVDVSGKVVDIYSKFDVINLAAEKTYNNLDITVTQALRHRCQYFEGVMQCHKLDTLETIVDKIVKAEVHRLVVVDERSAIEGIISLSDILQALVLSPADACREEGLLE; this is encoded by the exons ATGGGAAGCACCGTGATGGAGTCCAACAAGAAGGAAATGAAAACCTCGAAGAAAAAGAGGACACTACGCCTAAACATGCCA GGAGAGGTCTGCAGCCACTCTGTCAGCCCAACTAAAGGACTCTTTGTGAGGGGTGGTCCTGCCGGTGTCAGCCAACCCTCCAGTCCCATGGCTGCCCCTGCCCAGTCCCGGATCAGCCCTGGCTCAACCAGAACCATTTCCCCCTACCCCTCCACCCACCAGGTCCCCTCACCGCCCAAATCCCCCCGTTGCTTCAGTGGTATATTCCGCTCTTCGCCCAACTCATCATCCAACTCTAGCATCAAGCTCTTCTCTAGGACCAGGAAAG TCTCCGGCCTCTCGTCTTCCCCCACCCCACCCAGCACCCCCAGCCTGCACATGCTGTTCCCCCAGGAGGTCCACCAGAGTGCCCCAGAGTGCCTGGAATGCTCCCTCTCATCACCCCCACCAGACACCGGACAGCGCCTCAGCCTGCCGTCCTCTGCCAAGTCCCCCATGTCGTCCTCCTCTCCGATACCCTACGCTTTCCCACTGCCCCAAGCTACCTCACAGCCA AATTTCTACGGTTTATTCGAAGGCATGCTGGAGAAACTTGAACTAAACGATGATGGTGTTG CTGCTGAACCAGAAAGGGATATTTACATGCGCTTTATGAAGTCCCACTGCTGCTATGACATCGTTCCCACCAGCTCCAAGCTGGTCGTGTTCGACACTGGCCTACAG GTGAAGAAGGCATTCTTTGCCTTAGTGGCCAACGGGGTGCGTGCTGCCCCACTATGGGATTCAGAGAGGCAGTGTTTTGTGG GAATGTTGACAATCACGGACTTCATCATCATACTACACAGATACTACAAGTCACCGTTG GTGCAAATATATGAGTTGGAAGATCATAAGCTTGAGACATGGAGAG AAGTATATTTGCAAGAGACATTCAAGCCTTTAGTGAACATATCACCTGAATCAAG CATATTTGATGCAGTGTATTCCCTGATTAAAAACAAGATCCACCGGCTGCCTGTCATCGACCCCGTGACGGGGAACCCACTTTACATCCTCACACACAAGAGGATCCTCAAGTTCCTACAGCTCTTT GTGCGTGAGATGCCCAAGCCGGCCTTTATGAAGCAGACCCTGGGAGAGCTGGGCATCGGCACCTACAAGAACATAGCCTTCATCCATCCTGACACGCCCATCATCAAGGCCCTGCAGATCTTTGTAGAGAGGAGGGTGTCTGCCCTGCCTGTTGTGGACGTATCTG GGAAAGTGGTGGATATTTACTCCAAATTTGATGTCATA AACCTGGCAGCAGAGAAGACGTATAATAACTTGGATATCACAGTGACCCAGGCTCTGAGGCATCGCTGCCAGTACTTTGAGGGGGTCATGCAATGCCACAAACTGGATACACTGGAGACCATCGTGGACAAAATTGTCAAAGCAGAG GTCCACCGGTTGGTAGTGGTGGATGAGCGTTCGGCCATCGAGGGCATCATCTCCCTGTCTGACATCCTGCAGGCCCTGGTGCTCAGCCCAGCAG ATGCCTGCAGAGAGGAGGGCCTCCTGGAGTGA
- the LOC115157105 gene encoding 5'-AMP-activated protein kinase subunit gamma-1 isoform X3 — MKRFGSLRRSKKRKEQDLLAAGRHQSEPSCLPVSGLSSSPTPPSTPSLHMLFPQEVHQSAPECLECSLSSPPPDTGQRLSLPSSAKSPMSSSSPIPYAFPLPQATSQPNFYGLFEGMLEKLELNDDGVAAEPERDIYMRFMKSHCCYDIVPTSSKLVVFDTGLQVKKAFFALVANGVRAAPLWDSERQCFVGMLTITDFIIILHRYYKSPLVQIYELEDHKLETWREVYLQETFKPLVNISPESSIFDAVYSLIKNKIHRLPVIDPVTGNPLYILTHKRILKFLQLFVREMPKPAFMKQTLGELGIGTYKNIAFIHPDTPIIKALQIFVERRVSALPVVDVSGKVVDIYSKFDVINLAAEKTYNNLDITVTQALRHRCQYFEGVMQCHKLDTLETIVDKIVKAEVHRLVVVDERSAIEGIISLSDILQALVLSPADACREEGLLE; from the exons ATGAAGAGGTTCGGCAGCCTGAGGAGGAGTAAGAAGCGGAAGGAGCAGGACCTGCTAGCGGCAGGAAGACACCAGTCAGAGCCATCATGTCTGCCTG TCTCCGGCCTCTCGTCTTCCCCCACCCCACCCAGCACCCCCAGCCTGCACATGCTGTTCCCCCAGGAGGTCCACCAGAGTGCCCCAGAGTGCCTGGAATGCTCCCTCTCATCACCCCCACCAGACACCGGACAGCGCCTCAGCCTGCCGTCCTCTGCCAAGTCCCCCATGTCGTCCTCCTCTCCGATACCCTACGCTTTCCCACTGCCCCAAGCTACCTCACAGCCA AATTTCTACGGTTTATTCGAAGGCATGCTGGAGAAACTTGAACTAAACGATGATGGTGTTG CTGCTGAACCAGAAAGGGATATTTACATGCGCTTTATGAAGTCCCACTGCTGCTATGACATCGTTCCCACCAGCTCCAAGCTGGTCGTGTTCGACACTGGCCTACAG GTGAAGAAGGCATTCTTTGCCTTAGTGGCCAACGGGGTGCGTGCTGCCCCACTATGGGATTCAGAGAGGCAGTGTTTTGTGG GAATGTTGACAATCACGGACTTCATCATCATACTACACAGATACTACAAGTCACCGTTG GTGCAAATATATGAGTTGGAAGATCATAAGCTTGAGACATGGAGAG AAGTATATTTGCAAGAGACATTCAAGCCTTTAGTGAACATATCACCTGAATCAAG CATATTTGATGCAGTGTATTCCCTGATTAAAAACAAGATCCACCGGCTGCCTGTCATCGACCCCGTGACGGGGAACCCACTTTACATCCTCACACACAAGAGGATCCTCAAGTTCCTACAGCTCTTT GTGCGTGAGATGCCCAAGCCGGCCTTTATGAAGCAGACCCTGGGAGAGCTGGGCATCGGCACCTACAAGAACATAGCCTTCATCCATCCTGACACGCCCATCATCAAGGCCCTGCAGATCTTTGTAGAGAGGAGGGTGTCTGCCCTGCCTGTTGTGGACGTATCTG GGAAAGTGGTGGATATTTACTCCAAATTTGATGTCATA AACCTGGCAGCAGAGAAGACGTATAATAACTTGGATATCACAGTGACCCAGGCTCTGAGGCATCGCTGCCAGTACTTTGAGGGGGTCATGCAATGCCACAAACTGGATACACTGGAGACCATCGTGGACAAAATTGTCAAAGCAGAG GTCCACCGGTTGGTAGTGGTGGATGAGCGTTCGGCCATCGAGGGCATCATCTCCCTGTCTGACATCCTGCAGGCCCTGGTGCTCAGCCCAGCAG ATGCCTGCAGAGAGGAGGGCCTCCTGGAGTGA
- the LOC115157105 gene encoding 5'-AMP-activated protein kinase subunit gamma-2 isoform X4, producing MLEKLELNDDGVAAEPERDIYMRFMKSHCCYDIVPTSSKLVVFDTGLQVKKAFFALVANGVRAAPLWDSERQCFVGMLTITDFIIILHRYYKSPLVQIYELEDHKLETWREVYLQETFKPLVNISPESSIFDAVYSLIKNKIHRLPVIDPVTGNPLYILTHKRILKFLQLFVREMPKPAFMKQTLGELGIGTYKNIAFIHPDTPIIKALQIFVERRVSALPVVDVSGKVVDIYSKFDVINLAAEKTYNNLDITVTQALRHRCQYFEGVMQCHKLDTLETIVDKIVKAEVHRLVVVDERSAIEGIISLSDILQALVLSPADACREEGLLE from the exons ATGCTGGAGAAACTTGAACTAAACGATGATGGTGTTG CTGCTGAACCAGAAAGGGATATTTACATGCGCTTTATGAAGTCCCACTGCTGCTATGACATCGTTCCCACCAGCTCCAAGCTGGTCGTGTTCGACACTGGCCTACAG GTGAAGAAGGCATTCTTTGCCTTAGTGGCCAACGGGGTGCGTGCTGCCCCACTATGGGATTCAGAGAGGCAGTGTTTTGTGG GAATGTTGACAATCACGGACTTCATCATCATACTACACAGATACTACAAGTCACCGTTG GTGCAAATATATGAGTTGGAAGATCATAAGCTTGAGACATGGAGAG AAGTATATTTGCAAGAGACATTCAAGCCTTTAGTGAACATATCACCTGAATCAAG CATATTTGATGCAGTGTATTCCCTGATTAAAAACAAGATCCACCGGCTGCCTGTCATCGACCCCGTGACGGGGAACCCACTTTACATCCTCACACACAAGAGGATCCTCAAGTTCCTACAGCTCTTT GTGCGTGAGATGCCCAAGCCGGCCTTTATGAAGCAGACCCTGGGAGAGCTGGGCATCGGCACCTACAAGAACATAGCCTTCATCCATCCTGACACGCCCATCATCAAGGCCCTGCAGATCTTTGTAGAGAGGAGGGTGTCTGCCCTGCCTGTTGTGGACGTATCTG GGAAAGTGGTGGATATTTACTCCAAATTTGATGTCATA AACCTGGCAGCAGAGAAGACGTATAATAACTTGGATATCACAGTGACCCAGGCTCTGAGGCATCGCTGCCAGTACTTTGAGGGGGTCATGCAATGCCACAAACTGGATACACTGGAGACCATCGTGGACAAAATTGTCAAAGCAGAG GTCCACCGGTTGGTAGTGGTGGATGAGCGTTCGGCCATCGAGGGCATCATCTCCCTGTCTGACATCCTGCAGGCCCTGGTGCTCAGCCCAGCAG ATGCCTGCAGAGAGGAGGGCCTCCTGGAGTGA